The Candidatus Eremiobacteraceae bacterium genome has a segment encoding these proteins:
- a CDS encoding DUF309 domain-containing protein — translation MSRSLFEPAGRKALVQMRRTTRAVSGDMEPDMAAYAACWNDARFFEAHETLEPRWIRERDPGLQALIQLAAALHHLTRANVRGAKTMLDRCLARFDSAGAAPSSVDLTEMAAYARRLQREAGNSDSESLIAQRPHIG, via the coding sequence ATGTCGCGGTCCCTATTCGAGCCCGCCGGCCGCAAGGCGCTCGTCCAGATGCGCCGAACCACACGTGCCGTGAGCGGAGATATGGAACCGGATATGGCCGCATACGCAGCATGTTGGAACGATGCGCGATTCTTCGAAGCCCACGAGACACTCGAACCCCGGTGGATCCGGGAGCGCGACCCCGGCTTGCAGGCGCTCATCCAGCTGGCGGCCGCGTTGCATCATCTGACGCGGGCGAACGTGCGCGGCGCGAAAACGATGCTCGATCGATGCCTGGCGCGATTCGATAGCGCGGGTGCTGCACCGTCCTCGGTCGACCTGACCGAAATGGCCGCCTACGCGCGCCGGCTACAGCGCGAAGCCGGCAACAGCGATTCCGAATCGCTCATCGCCCAGCGTCCGCATATCGGCTGA